The genomic stretch GAGCTGCAGGCCGTCATACGTCAGGAGAGCGGCCGTCTGGCTGCTCAGCGCGGTCAAGCTGCTGGCGAGGTCGGGCGACCGGCCGACGGCACACCGAAGCGGTCGCCCCGCCGGATGTCGTAATTGCCCCCGCGTGGACAACGAGGGGGCGCGGGACTATAGTATCGCTAGGTATTACCCATTGATAACGGAGGGTTGACGTATGGCAACGTCACTCAAGATCGACGACGAACTGAAGGGGCGCGTGCAGCACCTTGCCAGCATGCGCGATCGGTCGCCGCACTGGATCATGTGCGAGGCGATCAAGCAGTACGTCGAGCGCGAGGAAGCGCGCGAAAGCTTCAAGCAGGAAGCCGCGGCATCGTGGGCGCACTACCAGGAAACCGGCCTGCATCTGACCGGTGAAGAGGTTCGCACCTGGCTGAAAACGTGGGGCACGGACGATGAGACGGGGCTGCCTGAGTGCCACACGTAATTATCACGCCCCGCGCCGGTCAGGGATTGGAACGCTGCCGGCGCTTTCTGGCCGACAAGAGCGAGCCGGCTGTTCGGCGCGCAGCTCAGGCGATCGAGCAGCGTTTTCTGTTGCTGGAGACGACGCCGGCCGTTGGCCGCCCTTTTCCTGAAAATCCGATGTGGCGGGAGCTGGCCATCCCGTTCGGCGACTCGGGCTATGTCGCCTTGTATCGGTATGAGCCGGCAGATGATGCCGTCTACGTGCTGGCCTTCCGGCATCAGAGAGAAGCGGGGTATTGAGAGTGACCGACGACGAAGCCAGTGCCCGAATTGCTGTCCTCCATGACGAGGCGGCCGCCATTCTTACCGAGCAAGGGCTATCGCCCCTGCAGGCTTACTGCCTGATCCTAGAGTGGGTCACGGTGCGGCACGAGCCTACGTTGCAGTTGCTTGCCGATGCAGCAGCCTATGACCAGTGGTATCGGGAAGAGGTTAGCAAGGGGCTTGAAGAGGCGGACGATCCGAATACCAAATGGGTATCCAACGAAGAAGCAGAAGCCAGCTTTGCCAAGAAGCGAGCCGAGCTACAGGCACGGATCAAGAACGGCAATGAGTGACGATCACACCCGCTGTGGCACGCCGCTGGTCTATGCCGGCCAGCTCGAGCTGCAGCCCGATATTCTCGCCGAACTCGGCGAGCAGCAGCCGGACCAGGAGGCCCCACCGCCTACCTGATTCGGATCAGGCGCCCCGCCCGCGTGTTGCAGCACACGGGCGGGA from Burkholderia sp. HI2500 encodes the following:
- a CDS encoding CopG family ribbon-helix-helix protein, with the translated sequence MATSLKIDDELKGRVQHLASMRDRSPHWIMCEAIKQYVEREEARESFKQEAAASWAHYQETGLHLTGEEVRTWLKTWGTDDETGLPECHT
- a CDS encoding type II toxin-antitoxin system RelE/ParE family toxin, encoding MERCRRFLADKSEPAVRRAAQAIEQRFLLLETTPAVGRPFPENPMWRELAIPFGDSGYVALYRYEPADDAVYVLAFRHQREAGY